The DNA sequence CCGGCGGCGGTGCCCAGCGAGAAGGTGAAGAGGATCGCCAGCCAGTAGAAGATCTCGCGCCTGGTCGTGAAGATGGTGTGGATCGAAAGCGTCCGCTCGCTTGCGTACCAGACCGCGAATGTCGCCGCGAGCACAACGGAAAAGGCGATCGTCGTGGTCTGCAGGCGCACGCCGAAATTGTCGACGAGGTTATCCGTGATCAACGTGCCGACGACGCTGATCAGCACCACCGCCAGCCAGTAGGCCCACGGCACGTAGCGTTTGTGCGCGAACTGCAGGGCGAGGGCGACGACCAGCACGCCGGTCATGATCAGCGAGGTGACGGTCAAGCCGAGGCCGAGGTTGACGGCGAGATAGTCCGCCGCCGTCTCGCCAATGGTCACCGCCATCAGCTTGACCAACCAGAAGTCGAGGGTGACGTCCGGCACCCTGTTTTGGCTCGGTGCGGGGGGTGTGTGTGGTGCGAGCATGGCTGATGTCCCGATGCCGATGGTTGCGCCGGCGGCGGAAGCGATCCGGCATTCGGATGATGATAGGCAAGCGACTTCTCACCAGCCTGTCCGGCGCCATACAAATTCGTAAGGATGGCGGTGGCTGGCTCAAAAGGCCTTTACGAATGCCTCGCGATGCGCTGATAGAGGGTGAGCGCCTTGTATCCGCCATCAATGGCGTGCCCCAGTGGCCGGGCCTGCACCAGAGTGCCCAGGAAAACGCGAAAATGACCTACGCTTCCCTCAAGCCGGTTTCACAGGCTTTCGACCAGCGCAAGCGGCTGATATTCATCCGGGTCGCGGCGGTGCTGGCGGTGCTGCTGCTGTTCCTGACCAAACCGGCGCTCAGCGAAGGCTCGAACGGCCACGAAACGCTCGAATTCCTCGGCTTCTGCCTGGTGCTCGCCTGCGTCGCCGGCCGGCTGTGGAGCATCCTCTATGTCGGCGGCAAGAAGAATGAAGAGCTGGTCTCGACGGGACCATTCTCGATGAGCCAGAACCCGCTCTACTTCTTCTCGACGGTCGGCGCGGTCGGCATCGGCCTGCTCTACGGCTCGGTGGTGGCCGCCGCCGCGCTTGGCGTCGCCAGCTTCCTGATCTTCCGTGTCACGGCGCGCAGGGAGGCCGAATATCTCCTGGGCAAGTTCGGCCCGGCCTACAGCGCCTACATCAAGGCGACGCCCCGGTTCTGGCCAAACCCGCTGCTCTACCACGACAATGACGAGCTGCGGTTCTCGACCCGGGCGCTGAGGCGCACCTTTTTCGACGGGCTCTATTTCCTCGCCATCTTCCCGGCCATCGAGCTGATCGAGTATTTCAGGGAGACAGGCGTGCTGTTCCCGGCCTTCATCACGCTGTACTGAGCAGCTCGCCACGGGAATTGGCGCGGCTGATCGGCCATCGCGACTGTCGATGGCCATTCATGGAAATCGAAACTAGCTTCCCAGCGGATAAGGCATGTAGCCGACGAAGCCGGCTATCTTCCAGCTCGCGCCGACCTTTCGGCAGAAATACAGTGTCTGCCATTTCAGCCGGTCGACGCTGCCATCCGCCTTGGCGACGCTGCCGTCGAACTTCTTGTGCAGCACGGCGCGGTCGCCGTCGACATCGATGTCGCGCAGATTGGTAACGCGAAACAGCGCCTCGCGCAGCGGCTCGGCGAATTTGGTCGCCGCCGTTTCCTTGGCCTGGCGCAGCCACTCGTCGCGGTAAATCTCCAGCCGCGGGAATTGCAGCCGCCAGGCATCGGCATTGGCCAGGAAATGCGCATGCATGCCGAAGAAGCTTTCGGCGATGAAATCGTTCTCGACCATGGCCCAATCCTGGTCGATGAAGGCGTCGATGTCGCGCCGCATCAGCATCTCCCACAGCGCGTGACGGTCTGCGTCGCCGGGAGGGAACGGGTTCTTGTCGAAGGTCATTGTCGGGGTCTCCGGTTTAGCGAGGGCGTCTGTCGGTCGTGGCGTCGAGCCCGTCCGGCAAACGCGCACGATGCAAGCGCATCTGTAATAAAGCAACACGGATTTCGAACAATGTTGCTTTCCAACAAGGGCCTCTATCGGGATTGCCGCGATCGCGGTAAATCTCGTCCCGGAGCGGACGCCGCCTCGGTGTCCGGCCATGTCATCGGAGGAGGCCGTCCCTTGCCCAAGCAGACTTTCGGAACATCCCACGTGCCGCTGTCGCCGGCCGTGCGGGCCGGCGATTTCGTCTTTGTCTCGGGCCAGGTTCCCGTCGGCGGCGACGGCATCGTGGTCAAGGGCGGCATCACGGAGCAGACCGAGCAGGTGCTCGCCAATGTGAAGGCCGCATTGGCGCTCGCCGGCTGCACGATGGACGATGTGGTCAAGACCACCGTCTGGCTCGAGGACGCGCGTGACTTCGGCGCCTTCAACGCTATCTATGCCAGGCATTTTCCGAAAAATCCGCCGGCCCGCACCACGGTCGAATCGCGGCTGATGATCGACATCAAGATCGAAGTCGAGGCTGTCGCCTACAGACCGGCCTGAGACGGCAATTCGGCCAATCGGAGGTTCCAACAATGCAATTCGACCTCCTCGTGAAGGGCGGACGGCTGATCGACCCGGCGGCCGGCATCGATGCGCCGCGCGATGTCGCCATCGCCAATGGCCGCGTCGCCGCGATCGACGCCGACATCCCCGCGACCAGCGCCGCCCAGGTGGTCGACGCCACCGGTTGCATCGTCGCGCCCGGCCTGGTCGACCTGCACAGCCACGTCTATTGGGGCGGCACTTCCCTCGGTGTCGACGCCGACAGGCTCGCAGCCAAGAGCGGCACCACCACCTTCATCGACGCCGGCAGCGCGGGCGCGGGCAATTTCCTGGGCTTCCGCCGCCATGTCATGGAGCGTTCGAAGGTGCGCATCCTGGCCTATGTCAACATTTCCTTTGCCGGCATTTTCGGCTTCTCGCAGACGGTGTCGGTCGGCGAATGCAGCGATCTCCGTCTCTGCGAGCCGCGCGAGGTGGTGGCGGCGGTGCGCGAGCACGCCGACGTCGTCGTCGGCGTCAAGGTTCGCTCCGGCAAGCATGCCGGCGGCACAAGCGGCATCGCGCCGGTCGACCTGGCGCTGGAGGCCGCCGACAAGGCCGGCCTGCCGCTGATGGCGCATATAGACGAGCCACCGCCCGGCCGCTCCGAAGTGCTGCCGCGCCTGCGCCGGGGCGACATCCTCACCCACTGCTTCCGGCCCTTCCCCAATGCGCCGGTGTTCGCCTCCGGCACGGTGCGGCCCGACATGCGGCTGGCGCGCGAGCGCGGCGTCATCTTCGATCTCGGCCATGGCATGGGTTCGTTTGACTTCGAGGTCGCCCGCGCCATGCTGGCCGAAGGGCTGGCGCCCGACGTCATCTCGAGCGACGTGCATCTCTACTGCGTCGACGGGCCGGCCTTCGACATACTGGTCTGCATGTCGAAGCTGATGGCCCTCGGCATGCCGCTGGTCGAGGTTCTGCGTGCCGCGACGCAGGCGCCGGCGCGGGCGATCGCGCGGCCCGACCTCGGCACGCTGACGATCGGCACCGCCGGCGACGTGGCCGTGCTGCGGCAGCGGTCAGGCCGCTTCACCTTCGTCGACGCGGTCGGCGCCTCGCTGGTCGCCGACCAGCGGCTGGTGTCGGAAGGCATCGTCGTCGGCGGCATTTGGTGGCCGAACGAGGCGGTCGACGATGTCGGCGAGACCGAGCGCTTCGTGGCGCATGCCAATCATACCCATGTCGAGGTGGCGGCCAGGCATTTCGGACACCGGCACGATTAGCCGATATCGAGACGGCTGCGCGATTGACGAGCGGCTTCCCCCACTCCGTCTCGGCTTCGCCGAGCCACCTCTCCCCCCTCCGGAGGGAGAGGAAGGGAGCCAAGGTCGGTGAACTTGCGCCTTTCCTCTCCCCCGTCGATCGGGGGAGAGGTGTCGAGCGAAGCTCGACGGAGTGGGGGTCGACCTCTCACCGAAGCATGCTTCCGCCTCACCGCCGCGAATTGCTCGGCGCCCCATAAACCGGCGTCTCGATCCCTTCCATTCGCGCCTTGATCTGCAGCGCGACATATTTCGAATAGAAGCGCGACAGCGCAAGATTGCCGCCGTGGAACCACAGTGCTTCCTGCGCCGTCGGCTTCCACATGTTGCGCAATTCGCCTTGCCAGGGGCCGGGGTCGCCCCTGACGCCGGAGCCGAGGCCCCAGCAGGGGCCGACCTTGTCGGCGACCTCGCGCGAGACGAGAGCCGCCACATTCTCGTTCATCGACTGATAGCCGGTGCAGGCGACGATGGCGTCGGCCTCGAGCTCGCTGCCGTCCTCGAACAGGATGCCTTTCGCCGTCAGCGATTTTATCGCGACGCCGCTGCGGATGCCGACCTTGCCGTCGATGATCAGGTCCGAGGCGCCGACGTCGATGTAATAGCCAGAGCCGGTGCGGTAGGCCTTCATCAAAAGGCCGGTTTCGTCGTCGCCGAAATCGAGCGCGAAGCCGGAGGCGGCCAGACGCTCGTAGAATTCGGCGTCGCGCGCGCGGATGACGTCGTAGAGCGCACGCTGGCCCTTGGGCACCAGCGCGAACGGCGTCGAGGCGACGATCATGTCGGCCTTCTCGGTGGTGATGCCGCGCGCCAGCGCGTCCTCGGAGAAGATCTCGAAGCCGACCTGCATCAGCGTGTCCGACTTGACCACCGTGGTCGGCGAGCGCTGGATCATGGTGACGTCGGCGCCGCTCTCCCAGAGGTCGACGCAGACGTCGTGGCCGGAACTGGCCGCACCGATGACGGCGACCTTCTTGCCGCGGAATTTCTCGCCGCTGGCATACTGGCTGGAGTGCAGCAGTTCGCCCTTGAACTGGTCGGAACCCGGCAGGTCGATCTTGCGCGGCGGACCGTAGGCGCCGGTGGCGAAGACGATGTGCTTCGGCTTCAGCGTGATGCGCTGCCCGACGCGGTCGACCACCACGGTCCATTCTTTCTCCGCCTCGTCGTAGCTGGCGCTGAGGCACCTGGTGGCGACCCAGTAATTCAGCTCCATGACGCGCGTGTACATTTCCAGCCAGTCGCCCATCTTGTCCTTGGGCGTGAAGACGGGCCAGTTGTCGGGGAACGGTATGTAGGGCAGATGGTCGTACCAGACCGGATCGTGCAGCACGAGCGTGCGGTAGCGGTTGCGCCAGGAATCGCCCGGCCGTGCGTTCTTCTCGATGACGATGGTCGGCACGCCGAGCTGCCGCAGCCGTGCGCCGAGCATAATGCCGCCCTGGCCACCGCCGATGACCAGGCAATAGGGTTGCTCCGTTACGCCGAGCTCGCGCGTCTCGCGCGCCCGCGCCTCCGACCAGGTCTCGCGTTCCGGGTCCGCCTTGTGGCGCACGCCCAGCGGCCGCGCCGCGCCCTTGCGCTCCTCGTGTCCCTTCAAGTCGGTCATCGCCGTGAACAGGGTACGGCAGCGGCCATCGCGCAGCCGCATGATGCCCTGGCCCGTGGCCGCCGCCGTCTCGAAGGTGAACCAGGCCTCGATCGTGCCTTCATCCGAGGTTGCCTCGCCGGTGAGCTGCCACGCGGCAGGCTTCGTGGTCGCCAGCGTCGACTTCAGCATGTCGGCGATGGCCTCGCGGCCTTCCATCGTCGTGACGTTCCAGGTGAAGGCCAGCAGGTCGCGCCAATAGCAATCGTCGACGAACAGGTTGCTTGCGGCCGGCACGTCGCCGGATTCAAGCGCCTGCGAAAACGAGCCAAGCCATGCGGCCGCCTGTTTGGATGGTGACATTTCGAGCATGTTTTCCCTCTTGTATGCGTCCAATCTGTATAGCGGGACGGCAACTGTCGAACTCGGCGCTGCCCCTCATCCGCCTGCCGGCACCTTCTCCCCGTATAGTGACGGGGAGAAGGATTAGTCGCCGAGCGGCTCCATTTCCTTGCCCGTGCGGTGGATCTGGGCGTTGTATTTGATGCGGCGCACGGTCTCGCGGGCCGGGCCGTCGAGCTTGTAGGCCGACGCCACCGCCAGGAGGTCGATCATCGCCAGGAAGGCGAAGCGCGAGGCCGTCGGCTTCAGCGTGTCGGGATATTCGGGCACGGCAACCGTCAGCCTGACGTCGCAGGCGCGGGCGAGCTCGGTATCGGGCGCCGTCACGGCGATCGCGTTGGCACGGTAGTGCTTGGCGAGTTCGACGGCCTCGATCACCTCGCGCGTGCGCCCGGTCGCCGAGATGGCGACCACCAGGTCGCCGGGCTTCAGCGTCGAGGCGGTCATGCGCATCAAATAGGGGTCGCACTGGGCGCTGATCGAGATGCCATAGCGAAACAGCCGGTACTGAGTTTCCTGCGCCAGCGCCGAAGAGCTGCCGCCGAGCCCGAACACGGTGACCTGGCGGGCCCGGGCGATCAGCTCGGCGGCCTTTTCCAGCTCACCCGGATCGAGCTGCCGCTCGGTTTCCTGCAGCGCCCGGCGCGCTTCGCCGAACACCGCGTTCCAGAACGGCATGGCGGCGTCGCCCTCCCTGGCCGGCGACGTGTCCAGGTAGAGCGCGCCGACGACGAGGCTCTGCGCCAGCTTCAGCTTGAAGTCGCGCACGCCCTCGCAGCCGATGGCGCGGCAGAACCGGGTCACCGTCGGTTCGCTGACGCCGGCGCGCTGGGCTAGCGCCGCGTTGGAGGCGTCGACGGCATATTTGACATTTTCGAGGACGACATCGGCGACGCGGCGTTCGGCCGGGCGCAATTCGCCGTAGGAATCCTTGACCAGCGAGATGATGTCGGGAATGCGCCGGACGGGTTCGCCCCCGGTTCCCTCTTCGTCCGCGATCGGATGGCTGGCAGCTTCGGTCATGAAGGCGGTGTTCCCTAGCCCGTTTTCGACCTGACCTCTTATCATGTTTGCACGCTGTCGTTCCATGCGCAGGACGGCGCTGCAACCGATGCGTGCCGCGAGGGCATTCGCGTGTGCGCCTGCCAAATCATGTAGGAAAGCAACACGAATTTCAAGGCAAAGAATACAACGTCAAAACAGATAGTTATTCCTAGTAGTCGGTTCTCGTCCCATGCTCGCCGTCGTCGACGCTTGACAGCAAAGTAGGATAGTTACACACTGATTTTTGACAGTCTGATGACCTTTGGGATCATCACGCAATCTCCGAGGGGCGGATGAACGCGGGCGAGATAACAACGCCGAAGCTTGGCGTGCAGGCAGCGACCAAGATCTATCACACGGCGTCCGGCGACCTCTTGGCGCTGGACCGCTGCAGCCTCGACGTCAGAGCCAATGAAATCGTCTCGATCGTCGGCCCGTCCGGTTGCGGCAAGACCACGCTTTTGTGGTCGATGTCGGGGCTGCACGGCCTGACAAGCGGCGCGATCAAGCTCGACGGCAAAGAGATTTCCGGGCCGCATCCCGATATCGGCATCGTCTTCCAGGAAGCCAACCTCCTGCCCTGGCGCAATCTCGACGCCAACATCCGCTTCCCCTTCGAGATCAAAGGCGAAAAACCGGACCGCACCTGGATCGCGCATCTGCTTAACCGCGTCGGCCTCGACGGTTTCGGCGGCAAGTTCCCGCGCGAGCTTTCGGGCGGCATGCAGCAGCGCGCGGCGATCGTGCGGGCGCTGGCGCTGAAACCCTCGGTGCTTTTGATGGACGAGCCGTTCGGCGCGCTCGACAGTTTTACCCGCGAGGAGATGAACCGGCTGGTCGAGGAGATCTGGCTCGACACCAAGACCACTATCGTCTTCATCACCCACTCGATCGAGGAAGCGATTTTCCTCTCCGACCGCGTCGTGGTGCTGAGCGCGCGGCCGGGCCGCGTCGCCAAGGAATACCGCGTGCCGTTCCCGCGGCCGCGCTCGCTGGAGATCATGGCGACGAAGGAGGTGTTCGACCTCACCAACCGGATCAAGATGGACATTGTCGGAGAGCGCACCAGACCGAAGGCGCCGGAGCGCCCGAGCGCCGAGATCGTGAGGATCAGGCCGTGAGCGACGCCATTCCCGAATTTTCGAAGTCGAAGTCAGGCGATGGGCAAGACGTCAGCCTGACCAACCTCTCGGCCTTCGCCAGCGGCCCCGGCATCAAGTCGGGCAAGGAGGTGGCGGCCATTCTCGCCGTCGCCGTCATCATCATCGGCGGCATCGAACTGGCGCTGCGGCTGTTCCATGTGCCGCTCTACATCATGCCGCCGCCGAGCTCGATCGCCTATGCGCTGTTCGACGAGTTTCCGCTGATCGCGCCGCATCTCGGCTATACGCTGGTCGAGCTGGTGTCCGGCTTTGTCATCGGCGCCGCCGTCGGCCTGGTGCTGGCCGCCGTCATCACCCAGTTCCCGTTCGCGGAAAAGATCGTCGCGCCGTATATATTGCTGCTGGTCACCACGCCGATGCTGGCGCTGGTGCCGCTGCTCATCTTGCGTTTCGGTTTCGGCTACACGCCCCGTATCATCGCGGTGGCCCTGGCCGCCGGGCCGATGGTGATGATCAATGCCGCCACCGGCTTTCGTCGCGTCGACAGCGCCAAGATCGCGCTGGCGCGGTCCTATGGCGCCAGCACCTTGCAGATCTTCTGGAAGATCCGCGCGCCGATGGCGCTGCCGATGATCCTGGTCGGGCTGATGATCGGCGCCATCTTCGGCCTGCTCACCGCCGTCGGCGCCGAGATGGTCGGCGGTGGCTTCGGCCTCGGCAACCGGCTGACCACCTATTCGTCGATGATCCAGATGCCGCAATTCTTCGCCGTGGTGCTGATCCTGTCGATGCTCGGCATCCTGATCTACGTGCTGTTCTTCCTCATCGGCAAGAAATGGGCGAGCTGGGAGGCTTGACGCAGAAGCAATGACCACGCCCGGGAGGCGGGCGGCAAGGCAGACTGACATCAAACAAAAAAGGGGAATGCCATGACCAAAGACAATTTCATCCAGCAGGCGGGAATGAGCCGCCGCACCTTCCTGCAGGTGACCGGCGCCGGGCTGGTGACGGCGACCGCGCTCGGCGCCACCGGCCTCAGGGCGAGGGCCGAGGCCTATGGAAAATTCACCTGGATCTCGCCGCGCGGCACGCTCGAAGTGCTCGACGACTATCCCTACTGGGCGGCCAAGAAGGCCGGCTATTTCGACGGGCTGGACACCGACATGCAGCCGGGACCGTCCGACGGCACGGCGACGGTGAAGTTCGTCGATGTCGGCCAGGCCGATATGGGCTTTCCATCGCCCGGCGTGTTCTCCTTCGCCATCCAGAACGGGATGAAGCTGAAGTCGGTGTTCCACATGGGCACGCGCGACACGTTCAGCATCGCCTTCCGCAAGGGCGAGGGCTCGAACGACCTGAAGAAGCTCGAAGGCAAGACCATCCTGCTTGGTTCCGCAGCCTGGCAGTCGATCACCGATCCGCTGCTTGCGGCGCAAGGCGTCGACATCAAGAAGGTCAAGTATGTCGAGGCCGGCTGGCCGACCTGGGGCACCGCGCTTGCCGGCGGCCAGGGCGATGCGGCGCTGTCATGGGAAGGGCTGCGCGCCGAATGGATCGCCAAGGGTCTCGATTTCGAATACTGGCTGGGCGTGAAGAACTCGAAACTGCCGGCCAACACCTTCGTCGTGCGCGCCGCCGATCTCGAGGATCCCGACAAGAAGGCGTTCCTGGAAAGATACCTGCGCGGCTGGGCGA is a window from the Mesorhizobium australicum WSM2073 genome containing:
- a CDS encoding ABC transporter ATP-binding protein → MNAGEITTPKLGVQAATKIYHTASGDLLALDRCSLDVRANEIVSIVGPSGCGKTTLLWSMSGLHGLTSGAIKLDGKEISGPHPDIGIVFQEANLLPWRNLDANIRFPFEIKGEKPDRTWIAHLLNRVGLDGFGGKFPRELSGGMQQRAAIVRALALKPSVLLMDEPFGALDSFTREEMNRLVEEIWLDTKTTIVFITHSIEEAIFLSDRVVVLSARPGRVAKEYRVPFPRPRSLEIMATKEVFDLTNRIKMDIVGERTRPKAPERPSAEIVRIRP
- a CDS encoding RidA family protein, with protein sequence MPKQTFGTSHVPLSPAVRAGDFVFVSGQVPVGGDGIVVKGGITEQTEQVLANVKAALALAGCTMDDVVKTTVWLEDARDFGAFNAIYARHFPKNPPARTTVESRLMIDIKIEVEAVAYRPA
- a CDS encoding ABC transporter permease; its protein translation is MSDAIPEFSKSKSGDGQDVSLTNLSAFASGPGIKSGKEVAAILAVAVIIIGGIELALRLFHVPLYIMPPPSSIAYALFDEFPLIAPHLGYTLVELVSGFVIGAAVGLVLAAVITQFPFAEKIVAPYILLLVTTPMLALVPLLILRFGFGYTPRIIAVALAAGPMVMINAATGFRRVDSAKIALARSYGASTLQIFWKIRAPMALPMILVGLMIGAIFGLLTAVGAEMVGGGFGLGNRLTTYSSMIQMPQFFAVVLILSMLGILIYVLFFLIGKKWASWEA
- a CDS encoding MurR/RpiR family transcriptional regulator is translated as MTEAASHPIADEEGTGGEPVRRIPDIISLVKDSYGELRPAERRVADVVLENVKYAVDASNAALAQRAGVSEPTVTRFCRAIGCEGVRDFKLKLAQSLVVGALYLDTSPAREGDAAMPFWNAVFGEARRALQETERQLDPGELEKAAELIARARQVTVFGLGGSSSALAQETQYRLFRYGISISAQCDPYLMRMTASTLKPGDLVVAISATGRTREVIEAVELAKHYRANAIAVTAPDTELARACDVRLTVAVPEYPDTLKPTASRFAFLAMIDLLAVASAYKLDGPARETVRRIKYNAQIHRTGKEMEPLGD
- a CDS encoding membrane protein; its protein translation is MLAPHTPPAPSQNRVPDVTLDFWLVKLMAVTIGETAADYLAVNLGLGLTVTSLIMTGVLVVALALQFAHKRYVPWAYWLAVVLISVVGTLITDNLVDNFGVRLQTTTIAFSVVLAATFAVWYASERTLSIHTIFTTRREIFYWLAILFTFSLGTAAGDLVAETFDMGYLTTGLLFGGVIALIALAYYLFHLDAILAFWLAYILTRPLGAPFGDWLSQPAEYGGLGFGTIFTSLIFLGCIIALVLYMTLRNNADEMDDMLLDSE
- a CDS encoding methyltransferase family protein; amino-acid sequence: MTYASLKPVSQAFDQRKRLIFIRVAAVLAVLLLFLTKPALSEGSNGHETLEFLGFCLVLACVAGRLWSILYVGGKKNEELVSTGPFSMSQNPLYFFSTVGAVGIGLLYGSVVAAAALGVASFLIFRVTARREAEYLLGKFGPAYSAYIKATPRFWPNPLLYHDNDELRFSTRALRRTFFDGLYFLAIFPAIELIEYFRETGVLFPAFITLY
- a CDS encoding NAD(P)/FAD-dependent oxidoreductase, translating into MLEMSPSKQAAAWLGSFSQALESGDVPAASNLFVDDCYWRDLLAFTWNVTTMEGREAIADMLKSTLATTKPAAWQLTGEATSDEGTIEAWFTFETAAATGQGIMRLRDGRCRTLFTAMTDLKGHEERKGAARPLGVRHKADPERETWSEARARETRELGVTEQPYCLVIGGGQGGIMLGARLRQLGVPTIVIEKNARPGDSWRNRYRTLVLHDPVWYDHLPYIPFPDNWPVFTPKDKMGDWLEMYTRVMELNYWVATRCLSASYDEAEKEWTVVVDRVGQRITLKPKHIVFATGAYGPPRKIDLPGSDQFKGELLHSSQYASGEKFRGKKVAVIGAASSGHDVCVDLWESGADVTMIQRSPTTVVKSDTLMQVGFEIFSEDALARGITTEKADMIVASTPFALVPKGQRALYDVIRARDAEFYERLAASGFALDFGDDETGLLMKAYRTGSGYYIDVGASDLIIDGKVGIRSGVAIKSLTAKGILFEDGSELEADAIVACTGYQSMNENVAALVSREVADKVGPCWGLGSGVRGDPGPWQGELRNMWKPTAQEALWFHGGNLALSRFYSKYVALQIKARMEGIETPVYGAPSNSRR
- a CDS encoding ABC transporter substrate-binding protein; this encodes MTKDNFIQQAGMSRRTFLQVTGAGLVTATALGATGLRARAEAYGKFTWISPRGTLEVLDDYPYWAAKKAGYFDGLDTDMQPGPSDGTATVKFVDVGQADMGFPSPGVFSFAIQNGMKLKSVFHMGTRDTFSIAFRKGEGSNDLKKLEGKTILLGSAAWQSITDPLLAAQGVDIKKVKYVEAGWPTWGTALAGGQGDAALSWEGLRAEWIAKGLDFEYWLGVKNSKLPANTFVVRAADLEDPDKKAFLERYLRGWAMGLEFGYQNPRAAVEAVFEQFPTLAKNLGPELGTTSILQQINVFRGDMDKRGGWGSHDMASWQGFFDEIHKIGQITNPVKAEDVCSNDLIPAANDFDKAKVKADADGVKLSEGFAALDVEKIKAHLFDSAVK
- a CDS encoding amidohydrolase/deacetylase family metallohydrolase → MQFDLLVKGGRLIDPAAGIDAPRDVAIANGRVAAIDADIPATSAAQVVDATGCIVAPGLVDLHSHVYWGGTSLGVDADRLAAKSGTTTFIDAGSAGAGNFLGFRRHVMERSKVRILAYVNISFAGIFGFSQTVSVGECSDLRLCEPREVVAAVREHADVVVGVKVRSGKHAGGTSGIAPVDLALEAADKAGLPLMAHIDEPPPGRSEVLPRLRRGDILTHCFRPFPNAPVFASGTVRPDMRLARERGVIFDLGHGMGSFDFEVARAMLAEGLAPDVISSDVHLYCVDGPAFDILVCMSKLMALGMPLVEVLRAATQAPARAIARPDLGTLTIGTAGDVAVLRQRSGRFTFVDAVGASLVADQRLVSEGIVVGGIWWPNEAVDDVGETERFVAHANHTHVEVAARHFGHRHD